From a single Couchioplanes caeruleus genomic region:
- a CDS encoding neutral zinc metallopeptidase — MSAYRKHWAIVAVLLAVAGCAVQWGSPDSDSTAPARGGGSARDVVTPALRDVERFWTATYPKLADGKAFKPVKGGYHPYTRSKLPPPCGSERPEYQPNAFYCPSGDFIAWDAQTLIPQLQAQYGDLLVGVVMAHEYGHAIQARLGQTEQPTVVLEQQADCYAGAWLADALAGRSTAFSDVTPKQLDNTVAGLLVLRDQPGTSAANPQAHGNAFDRIRALQDGVEKGAQLCATYRADNVPVTEVPFQTREDAANGGDLPYAQAINALSQDAQDYWSKAYPKLAGQPWSTLRVEPFRAGSPPACDRPDASAGGAAFYCKDGDFAAFDNARLAPALYENIGDNAVGMLLGDLFARAAQSRRGASTQDRAGQLTVDCLAGSWTSSQLGRSPRDGITLSPGDLDEAVAALLAFGRAGDSSGTSAFDRIGAYRDGVIKGLDGCSA, encoded by the coding sequence GTGTCCGCGTACCGGAAACACTGGGCGATCGTCGCCGTCCTGCTCGCCGTCGCCGGGTGCGCGGTGCAGTGGGGGAGTCCCGACTCCGACTCCACCGCACCGGCCCGCGGCGGCGGCTCGGCACGCGACGTGGTGACCCCCGCGCTGCGTGACGTCGAGCGGTTCTGGACGGCGACGTACCCGAAGCTGGCCGACGGGAAGGCGTTCAAGCCGGTCAAGGGCGGCTATCACCCGTACACCCGGAGCAAGCTGCCGCCGCCGTGCGGGTCGGAACGCCCCGAGTACCAGCCCAACGCGTTCTACTGCCCGTCCGGCGACTTCATCGCCTGGGACGCCCAGACGCTCATCCCGCAGCTCCAGGCCCAGTACGGCGACCTGCTCGTGGGCGTGGTCATGGCGCACGAGTACGGCCACGCGATCCAGGCCCGGCTGGGCCAGACCGAGCAGCCGACGGTCGTGCTGGAGCAGCAGGCCGACTGCTACGCCGGCGCCTGGCTGGCCGACGCGCTCGCGGGCCGGTCCACCGCGTTCAGCGACGTCACCCCGAAGCAGCTGGACAACACGGTCGCCGGCCTGCTGGTGCTGCGCGACCAGCCGGGCACCTCCGCGGCGAACCCGCAGGCGCACGGCAACGCGTTCGACCGGATCCGGGCGCTGCAGGACGGCGTCGAGAAGGGCGCGCAGCTGTGCGCCACGTACCGGGCGGACAACGTGCCGGTCACCGAGGTGCCGTTCCAGACGCGGGAGGACGCCGCGAACGGTGGCGACCTGCCGTACGCCCAGGCGATCAACGCGCTGAGTCAGGACGCGCAGGACTACTGGTCGAAGGCGTACCCGAAACTGGCCGGACAGCCGTGGTCGACCCTGCGGGTGGAGCCGTTCAGAGCCGGGTCGCCACCGGCCTGCGACCGCCCGGACGCCTCGGCCGGGGGAGCGGCCTTCTACTGCAAGGACGGTGACTTCGCCGCCTTCGACAACGCCCGGCTGGCCCCGGCGCTGTACGAGAACATCGGCGACAACGCGGTCGGCATGCTGCTCGGCGACCTGTTCGCCCGGGCGGCGCAGTCCCGGCGCGGCGCCTCGACCCAGGACCGCGCGGGTCAGCTCACCGTCGACTGCCTGGCCGGCTCCTGGACGTCCTCGCAGCTGGGCCGCTCGCCGCGCGACGGCATCACGCTCTCGCCGGGTGACCTCGACGAGGCGGTGGCGGCGCTGCTCGCCTTCGGCCGTGCCGGGGACAGCTCCGGGACGAGCGCGTTCGACCGGATCGGCGCATACCGCGACGGCGTGATCAAGGGCCTGGACGGCTGCTCGGCCTGA
- a CDS encoding cupredoxin domain-containing protein: MSLRRALAGLLLVAASALAVPAPAAAAQVLTWTTDDDITRYRSTPGQAAAGATTIVFENSAATGNTTGMPHTLTFDTTTDGYNHDVTVNILASPFDATNGRHEQAVTLTPGRYRFFCSIPGHSQMVGELVVTGSGGGDTTAPTVSGQVSGTRDAQGAYVGAATVTVSATDAGSGVDTVEYQVDDTGFEPYTQPVTVSATGDHSVQFRARDRAGNVSETGSVTFRVVEPPQGDTTPPSVSARVSGSRDAAGNYTGTATVTINASDGGSGVARIEYNVDGGAFTAYTNPVVIDDEGAHMVHFRATDVAGNTSAEQMVSFTVVAPPAPDTTAPETSAQVTGDRDASGAYVGGATVTVTATDTGSGVRSVEYALDGGAWTPYTAAVVVRTAGAHTLRYRATDTAGNTSAEKPVAFTVVTSGTDACPASDTRATVIIGAEDTGVPNADSGNGCTINDLIAEHASYPDHGSFVRHVETVTDPLVAAGTLTARQRGVIVRAAARSDVGTFNQGAPR, translated from the coding sequence ATGTCCTTACGACGAGCCCTGGCCGGTCTGCTGCTGGTGGCGGCTTCGGCACTCGCCGTGCCGGCGCCGGCGGCGGCCGCCCAGGTCCTCACCTGGACGACGGACGACGACATCACCCGGTACAGGTCCACGCCGGGCCAGGCCGCGGCGGGGGCGACGACGATCGTCTTCGAGAACAGCGCGGCCACCGGCAACACCACCGGGATGCCGCACACGCTCACCTTCGACACCACCACCGACGGCTACAACCACGACGTCACCGTCAACATCCTGGCCAGCCCGTTCGACGCGACCAACGGCCGGCACGAGCAGGCGGTCACCCTCACGCCGGGCCGCTACCGGTTCTTCTGCTCGATCCCCGGGCACAGCCAGATGGTCGGGGAGCTGGTCGTGACCGGCAGCGGCGGGGGCGACACCACGGCACCGACCGTGTCCGGCCAGGTGTCCGGTACCCGCGACGCCCAGGGCGCATACGTCGGTGCGGCGACCGTGACGGTCAGCGCCACGGACGCCGGGTCGGGCGTCGACACGGTCGAGTACCAGGTCGACGACACCGGGTTCGAGCCGTACACGCAGCCGGTGACGGTCTCGGCGACCGGTGACCACTCGGTGCAGTTCCGCGCCCGGGACAGGGCCGGCAACGTCTCGGAGACCGGGTCGGTGACGTTCCGCGTCGTCGAGCCGCCGCAGGGCGACACCACGCCGCCGTCGGTCTCGGCCCGGGTGTCCGGCTCCCGCGACGCGGCCGGAAACTACACAGGTACGGCCACAGTCACGATCAACGCCTCAGATGGAGGGTCCGGGGTCGCGCGGATCGAATACAACGTGGACGGCGGAGCCTTCACCGCGTACACGAATCCGGTCGTCATCGACGATGAAGGCGCGCACATGGTGCACTTCCGCGCCACCGACGTCGCCGGCAACACCTCGGCCGAGCAGATGGTGTCGTTCACCGTCGTCGCGCCGCCCGCCCCGGACACCACCGCGCCGGAGACCTCGGCGCAGGTGACGGGCGACCGCGACGCGAGCGGTGCCTACGTCGGCGGCGCCACGGTGACCGTCACCGCCACGGACACGGGGTCGGGCGTGCGATCCGTCGAGTACGCGCTCGACGGCGGCGCCTGGACGCCGTACACCGCGGCCGTCGTCGTGCGGACCGCCGGAGCACACACCCTGCGGTACCGGGCCACCGACACCGCGGGCAACACCTCGGCCGAGAAGCCGGTCGCCTTCACCGTCGTGACCTCGGGCACCGACGCCTGCCCCGCCTCCGACACCCGTGCCACCGTGATCATCGGCGCCGAGGACACCGGCGTGCCGAACGCCGACAGCGGGAACGGCTGCACGATCAACGACCTGATCGCCGAGCACGCCTCCTACCCCGACCACGGCAGCTTCGTCCGGCACGTCGAGACGGTCACCGATCCGCTGGTCGCCGCCGGCACGCTGACCGCCCGGCAGCGCGGGGTCATCGTCCGGGCCGCCGCCCGCTCGGACGTCGGAACCTTCAACCAAGGAGCACCGCGATGA